One Cucurbita pepo subsp. pepo cultivar mu-cu-16 chromosome LG09, ASM280686v2, whole genome shotgun sequence DNA window includes the following coding sequences:
- the LOC111801498 gene encoding pentatricopeptide repeat-containing protein At1g11290, chloroplastic, translating into MSSQLLPVSSLPSIAIAKAHNRTPLKPSSISISSSPLPSHTLSERTHIPSHVYRHPAAVLLELCTSMKELHQILPLVIKNGLYNEHLFQTKLVSLFSKYGSINEAARVFEPIEEKIDVLYHTMLKGYAKNSSLETALAFLCRMRYDDVKPVVYNFTYLLKVCGDNADLKRGREIHGNLIKNSFGANVFAMTGVVNMYAKCRQIDDAYKMFDRMPVRDLVSWNTIITGFSQNGFANKALELVLSMQDEGQRPDSITLVTVLPAAADIGSLMVGKSIHGYAIRAGFSKLVNISTALVDMYSKCGSVDTARLIFDGMEQKTVVSWNSMMAGYVQSGEPEMAIAIFEKMLDEGIEPTNVTIMEALHACADLGDFEMGKFVHKFVDKLNLGSDVSIMNSLISMYSKCNRVDIASDIFKNLHRKTLVSWNAMILGYTQNGRVSEALNCFCEMQSLGIKSDSFTVVSVIPALAELSVTRQAKWIHGLVIRSCLDKNIFVTTALVDMYAKCGAIHMARKLFDMIDDRHVITWNAMIDGYGTHGLGRAAVNLFDEMRRGTVEPNDITFLCVISACSHSGLVDEGLRYFESMKQDYGLEPSMDHYGVMVDLLGRAGRIKEAWDFIENMPVSPGITVYGAMLGACKIHKNVEFGEKSANKLFEMNPDEGGYHVLLANIYASASKWGKVAEVRRTMEKKGLKKTPGCSFVELRNEVHSFYSGSTTHPQSKRIYAFLEELGDEIKAAGYVPDTSSIHDVEDDVQEQLLNSHSEKLAIAFSLLNTSPNTTIHVRKNLRVCGDCHNATKYISLVTGREIIVRDMHRFHHFKNGSCSCGDYW; encoded by the coding sequence aTGAGCTCGCAGCTACTTCCAGTCTCCTCTCTTCCATCCATCGCCATAGCCAAAGCTCACAATCGAACTCCATTAAAGCCAAGCTCCATTTCCATCTCCTCATCTCCTCTTCCATCTCACACTCTTTCAGAAAGAACGCACATCCCCTCCCATGTCTACAGGCATCCAGCCGCCGTGCTTCTCGAGCTCTGCACTTCCATGAAAGAGCTCCACCAAATCCTCCCACTGGTCATAAAAAATGGCCTCTACAACGAGCATTTATTTCAAACCAAGCTCGTCAGCTTGTTTTCCAAGTATGGCAGCATCAACGAGGCCGCTCGTGTTTTCGAGCCGATTGAGGAGAAGATCGACGTTCTCTACCACACGATGCTAAAAGGATATGCGAAGAATTCGTCGTTGGAGACTGCTCTTGCTTTTCTTTGTCGAATGAGGTACGATGATGTTAAGCCTGTTGTGtataattttacttatttGCTTAAGGTTTGTGGCGATAATGCGGATTTGAAGAGGGGTAGGGAGATTCATGGGAATCTGATTAAGAATTCGTTTGGGGCGAATGTATTTGCAATGACTGGTGTTGTGAACATGTATGCGAAGTGTAGGCAGATTGACGATGCATACAAGATGTTCGACAGAATGCCTGTGAGAGATTTGGTGTCTTGGAATACGATTATTACAGGGTTTTCCCAAAATGGGTTTGCAAATAAGGCCCTGGAGTTGGTTTTGAGTATGCAAGATGAAGGCCAAAGGCCTGATTCGATTACATTGGTTACTGTTCTTCCTGCTGCTGCTGATATTGGATCGTTAATGGTGGGGAAATCTATTCATGGGTATGCCATTAGAGCTGGATTCTCAAAGCTTGTTAATATTTCAACTGCTTTGGTTGATATGTATTCAAAATGTGGATCAGTTGATACAGCTAGATTGATTTTTGATGGAATGGAACAGAAGACTGTTGTGTCATGGAATTCCATGATGGCTGGATATGTGCAGAGTGGTGAACCAGAGATGGCTATTGCAATCTTTGAGAAGATGTTGGATGAAGGAATAGAGCCTACCAATGTAACCATTATGGAAGCGTTACATGCCTGCGCCGATTTGGGTGATTTCGAAATGGGGAAGTTCGTTCATAAGTTCGTCGATAAGTTAAATCTTGGTTCGGACGTATCCATTATGAACTCATTGATATCTATGTATTCGAAGTGTAATCGAGTCGACATTGCTTCTGATATCTTCAAGAACTTACATCGAAAAACTCTCGTCTCATGGAATGCAATGATTTTGGGttatactcaaaatggaaGAGTGAGTGAAGCTTTGAATTGTTTTTGTGAGATGCAATCTTTAGGTATAAAATCTGATTCATTTACAGTGGTTAGTGTGATACCTGCTCTTGCAGAATTATCAGTCACTCGCCAAGCTAAGTGGATACATGGACTAGTTATTCGATCTTGTTtggacaaaaatattttcgtAACGACCGCTCTCGTCGACATGTATGCAAAATGTGGAGCAATTCATATGGCAAGGAAGCTTTTCGACATGATCGATGACCGACATGTCATAACATGGAACGCAATGATAGATGGATATGGAACACACGGACTTGGAAGAGCTGCGGTAAACCTTTTTGACGAGATGCGAAGGGGAACAGTTGAGCCAAATGATATTACATTCTTATGCGTTATTTCCGCTTGTAGTCACTCAGGTTTGGTAGACGAAGGACTTCGTTATTTCGAGAGCATGAAACAAGATTATGGATTAGAGCCTTCGATGGATCACTATGGTGTGATGGTCGACCTTCTCGGTCGAGCTGGTAGGATCAAGGAGGCTTGGGATTTTATAGAAAACATGCCAGTTAGTCCCGGGATTACCGTGTACGGTGCCATGTTGGGTGcgtgtaaaattcacaaaaacGTAGAGTTTGGAGAGAAATCAGCTAATAAACTGTTTGAGATGAACCCTGATGAAGGTGGCTATCATGTGTTGCTTGCAAATATTTATGCTTCTGCTTCGAAGTGGGGCAAGGTAGCTGAAGTAAGAAGAACAATGGAGAAGAAAGGGCTTAAGAAGACTCCTGGTTGCAGCTTTGTGGAGCTAAGAAACGAGGTCCATTCCTTTTATTCAGGTAGCACAACTCATCCACAATCCAAGAGAATTTACGCCTTTCTCGAGGAACTTGGGGACGAAATCAAGGCAGCTGGCTACGTGCCCGACACGAGCTCGATACACGACGTGGAAGACGATGTCCAAGAGCAGCTTCTCAATAGCCATAGCGAGAAGCTCGCTATTGCTTTCAGTCTTTTGAACACGAGTCCGAACACTACGATACACGTACGAAAGAATCTACGAGTGTGTGGAGATTGTCACAATGCAACGAAGTATATTTCGCTCGTGACCGGAAGGGAAATCATAGTAAGGGATATGCATAGATTTCATCATTTCAAAAATGGAAGTTGTTCTTGTGGAGATTATTGGTGA